AACGGCGCCCTTTATGTGTTCGACTTAAAAGGCAAGATTATAAAGAACAAAGTAGTTAAAGGTTTAAAGCGGCCTAACAATGTTGACGTTGCCTACGGCCTTATACTGAATGGAAAGCCAACGGATATTGCCGTAGCTACTGAGCGCATCACTCATAAACTACGTATATTTTCCGTTCCGGAAATGAAAGCGGTTGATGGCGGCGGCATCCCTGTTTTTGAAGGTGAAAATGAAGCGGCCGGTTTCCGCGATTTGATGGGAATAGCCCTATACACCGCGCCTGATAAAAAAATGTACGCCATAGTAGGCCGTAAAACCGGCCCAACCCAGGGCGGTTACCTTTGGCAATATTTGCTGCAGGATGCAGGCAACGGAATGGTAAAAGCTATGCTGGTGCGAAAGTTTGGCAAGTACAGCGGCAAAAAGGAGATAGAATCCATCGCTGTAGATAACGAAATGGGCTACATTTATTATTCCGACGAACAGTTTGGCGTACGTAAATACTATGCCGACCCGGCCAAAGGTGACCAGGAGCTTAACGTGTTTGCCAAAGATGGATTTCTGGAAGACCATGAGGGCATAAGCATTTATAAAACCGGGAAGGCCTCGGGTTATATCCTGGTTTCTGATCAATCGGCAGGCCAATTTAAAGTATACAAGCGCGAAGGCGATAATGCTTTTGTAAAAAGCATACATGTATCAACCAGCAACAGCGATGGCTCTGATATGGTATCGGTTCCGCTGAACAATGATTTTAAACACGGCTTATTTGTTGCCATGAGCGACGACAGGACTTTTCAGTTTTACCGCTGGGAAGATTTGGCGGGAGATGCCCTGCAGGTAAATCCATAATCATCTTCTCAAAATATCCGTAGTTGACTAACAACTACGGATATTTTTTTGTTTCTGACAATTGTTCACATTATCAATACTTACAATATATGAACCTCATAGTTCAACATCTGATTTGCAGATGATAAATATGGCGAGGCAAAAACATAGTTTTGGCGAACTATTGTTTATTGCACTATCATCCATCTTATATTGAAACAACTTAAATACTATTTAGCCGCATCGTTAGGTTTTGCCATATGGGGATTTTTTAGCCTGGTACTTAAACCGCTGCACACGTACGCTTCTTTGGATATCCTGTTTTACCGGGTTTTCAGCTGCGCGGTCATCATGCTGGTGATATCGGTATTATTTAAACGGGAGAGGCTTAGGGAAAATTTAGTGCTCTTTAAATCGTTACCTGCAAAAAGGCGGCGTTCAATTTTATGGCTTAATATAGGCGGTAGCCTGTTTTTAACTACTAACTGGTTCTCCTTCATCTATGTTATGAACCATGTAAGTGTGCGCGCTACCTCGGTTGCTTACCTGGTATGCCCAATTTTAACAACCTTGCTTGCCTACTTTTTACTGCGTGATAAACTTACCCGCCTGCAATGGTTGTCGGTATTACTAAGCTGCGTTGGCTGCCTGCTGCTATCTTATACCAGCCTTACCAATATGTTTTACAGCACTATTGTTGGCTTCACTTACGCCGCTTATCTAATCAGCCAAAATAAAAATACAGGGTTCGATAAATTCCTGGTACTTAACTTTCATATCCTGCTGTCAGCGCTTATTCTACTGCCCTTCTATCCGTCATTCGCCGGCTCAACGCCTACGGAATTTAAGTTTTATTTTTATGTAGAAATCATTGCGGTATTTTACACCATAGTGCCTCTATTTTTAAATTTATACGCGTTAAGCGGCATCAGCTCCTCAAAGGTAGGCATGATTTTAAATATAAACCCGATAATCGCTTTTGTACTATCGGGTGTTGTATATCACGAACCGCTGGGTGCTTTGCAAATATTCGCTTATGTATTAATATTTACAGCGGTAATAGCTTTCAATGGCGGAGTATTTAGCCATAACCGCGCAGCACAGGCCGATAACAATGTAACCAGCAACGCAACCACTTATGAGCCAATTGATCAATACCATAAAACATCTGATCAACATCAGTGAAGATGAAGAAGCTATCGTCAAAAGCTTATTTAAGCCGCTCGAGTTAAAAGCAGGTGATTTTTTTGTAGAGGAAGGACAGGTTTGCCGGTACGTAGGCTTTATTGAAAAGGGCCTGGTGCGTTACTATATGAATGATGACGGCAACCACAAAACGCTATATTTTAATAACGAAGATGAATTTATAAGCAATTATCAAAGTTTCATTCCGCGCAAACCATCCAACACCAATATACAGGCTATTGAAGATACGCGCCTTCAGGTAATCAGCTTTGAAAATTTGCAACGCCTGTACGTTACCGTGCACGAGGGCGAAAAGCTGGGCCGCTTAGGCATTGAAAGCGTTTTTATAAACAGCTTGGAGCAACTAAAATCTTTTTACCGCGATTCGCCTGCCGAACGTTACCGGCAGTTTCTGCAAGCGTACCCCCACCTTGCCCAACGCATACCGCAGTATTACATAGCTTCATACGTGGGTATCAAACCGCAATCATTATCCCGTATACGGAAAAGACTTGTCTCAAAAACAGGATAAGCTCGGTTGCATTAGTTAACCCGAGTGAACGAAATCGGGCGTGCGGTTAAGGAAATTTGTGTCATTAATCATCATAAAAAATGGAAACACAAATTAAACAAACAGTATGGGGTACCCGCTCGGTATCTTTCTGGATCACGCTTATTTTAGCATCGGGTATTATATTTATAGGCTTACGTTTTATAATGCTGCCACATGTCGGCGCGGTGGGCTATGGTGTAAGCTTTAACAATGTTTCAGATGCTGCTTACGGGCAAATCAAGGGCATTCGCGACATTTTTACAGGCATTTCATTATTACCCCTGTTAATTATGCGCATGCGGAAGGCGGTAGCCTCGGTATTTACTGCCGCGGTTATAGTGCCGGTGGCTGATTTTTTTATCGTACTATCCAATAACGGCGCAGCGGATACGGAGCACCTGCTGATCCATGGAATTACAGCCCTTGCAATGATTGTTAACAGCATTCTCCTATTCCAAACAAAACCGTAAAAATCTAAGCTTATGTTAGTCAATCAAATACTGGCAATGCTGGCGATGCTGGCTACAGGCGTTGTTTACGGAACCGATGTTTTTCATGCAATCGTGGTAAAAAAGGCCGCAACTTTAAGCAGCGATCAGGCCATCGCCGACCTGATTGGCCATACCCACTTAATTGCAGGCAAGAAAATGCCTATAATAGGTGCAACCGCCATTTTATCATCCTTGATACTCACGGCGATAA
This Mucilaginibacter defluvii DNA region includes the following protein-coding sequences:
- a CDS encoding phytase; this translates as MSTISKLSIIAACIAASACQQPNGKTTDNKIQDIVVKPLYVSEPVAFDSDDPAIWVNPADPAKSLIIGTDKDANGALYVFDLKGKIIKNKVVKGLKRPNNVDVAYGLILNGKPTDIAVATERITHKLRIFSVPEMKAVDGGGIPVFEGENEAAGFRDLMGIALYTAPDKKMYAIVGRKTGPTQGGYLWQYLLQDAGNGMVKAMLVRKFGKYSGKKEIESIAVDNEMGYIYYSDEQFGVRKYYADPAKGDQELNVFAKDGFLEDHEGISIYKTGKASGYILVSDQSAGQFKVYKREGDNAFVKSIHVSTSNSDGSDMVSVPLNNDFKHGLFVAMSDDRTFQFYRWEDLAGDALQVNP
- a CDS encoding EamA family transporter; this translates as MKQLKYYLAASLGFAIWGFFSLVLKPLHTYASLDILFYRVFSCAVIMLVISVLFKRERLRENLVLFKSLPAKRRRSILWLNIGGSLFLTTNWFSFIYVMNHVSVRATSVAYLVCPILTTLLAYFLLRDKLTRLQWLSVLLSCVGCLLLSYTSLTNMFYSTIVGFTYAAYLISQNKNTGFDKFLVLNFHILLSALILLPFYPSFAGSTPTEFKFYFYVEIIAVFYTIVPLFLNLYALSGISSSKVGMILNINPIIAFVLSGVVYHEPLGALQIFAYVLIFTAVIAFNGGVFSHNRAAQADNNVTSNATTYEPIDQYHKTSDQHQ
- a CDS encoding Crp/Fnr family transcriptional regulator, producing the protein MSQLINTIKHLINISEDEEAIVKSLFKPLELKAGDFFVEEGQVCRYVGFIEKGLVRYYMNDDGNHKTLYFNNEDEFISNYQSFIPRKPSNTNIQAIEDTRLQVISFENLQRLYVTVHEGEKLGRLGIESVFINSLEQLKSFYRDSPAERYRQFLQAYPHLAQRIPQYYIASYVGIKPQSLSRIRKRLVSKTG
- a CDS encoding DUF4267 domain-containing protein; the encoded protein is METQIKQTVWGTRSVSFWITLILASGIIFIGLRFIMLPHVGAVGYGVSFNNVSDAAYGQIKGIRDIFTGISLLPLLIMRMRKAVASVFTAAVIVPVADFFIVLSNNGAADTEHLLIHGITALAMIVNSILLFQTKP